The DNA sequence GTGATTTGGACGGAGTCGATGAAATTCAAGCGACGTAGCTCAAAGGCGCGATCTTCGGCTTTATCCTTGGGCACCTTGCCAACACGAACCCGGTAGAGAACACTGTTGTCCTGATTAATGTGCGTATGAATATACGCATCAGGGAAGCCCTTCTCACGCAGTTGATTGAGCACATCCTCAGCATTTTTTCGCAATTTCGAAGAAAATACTTGAACAGTATAACTTGAACTTGGCTCTGAAGGACGGGCTTGATCGACTGATTCCATGTTTTCTTCATTAGCCGACTCCAATTTGAGATCTGGAGTTGCTACTGCAGGGCGTGCAGGAGGCTGCAAAAGATCTGTCGGACGAGGAGAATTCTTAAGTGTAGTGGCTGCAGAACTAAGAGCCTCCGTACGCTGCTGCAGACGGTCTAATCTTGGTAAATCTAAATTTATTTGATCTTCTTGGGGTTCACTCAGCCCAAAAAAACGAAGATCTTCTTTTTTAAGATCAGGTGCTTCTGGGCGATTTGTTTCCTTAGAAGCAATGCTTGTTTCTGGTAACTGGCGCATGCTTTGCCCCGTGATCATACCCATATAGAAACTGACGACTAAGCTGAACCCACTTATTACCAGAATCATCATTGCAACCGGATAGGAAAGTTTCAGCAGAAACATTGCTTTTTGTTTAGCCATGAAGATTCCGTTAAGTGGGGATCCAGCGGCCCCGCAGGGTAGGATAATTCAGTTCTTGCTGTAGCATTTCCAAAAAATCTTTGCGCCCCAGCTCCTCAGCTCCCAAGCTCAAAAGATGATCAGTTGTGACCTGACAGTCAATCAATCGCAATCCTTGTTCCATTGCAAACTTAGATAGTGAAACCAAGGCCAATTTTGATGCATTACTTTTTTTGCTAAACATAGACTCACCAAAAAAACAATGTCCGAGGGAAATCC is a window from the SAR324 cluster bacterium genome containing:
- a CDS encoding SPOR domain-containing protein, with product MAKQKAMFLLKLSYPVAMMILVISGFSLVVSFYMGMITGQSMRQLPETSIASKETNRPEAPDLKKEDLRFFGLSEPQEDQINLDLPRLDRLQQRTEALSSAATTLKNSPRPTDLLQPPARPAVATPDLKLESANEENMESVDQARPSEPSSSYTVQVFSSKLRKNAEDVLNQLREKGFPDAYIHTHINQDNSVLYRVRVGKVPKDKAEDRAFELRRLNFIDSVQITRI